From one Luteolibacter sp. SL250 genomic stretch:
- a CDS encoding MBL fold metallo-hydrolase, translating into MNKRTRASVVVTTGEYSLLVDTGPDLRAQALREGLSQVDAVLYTHAHMDHVVGFDDLRAFCWRRTQPLPIHGSKATLEDLRRMFAWAFAPENRYPGYVKPAAVVIDGPFHYGELRVTPLPVNHGSVDTMGFLFEHPKAKGMAYIPDVKVIPPSTIALMKGVDVLIVDALRNDPHPTHFSVGEALHVAEETEASEVWLTHLGHENDHEKLSSMIPDHVKVAWDGLELR; encoded by the coding sequence ATGAACAAACGCACCAGGGCCTCCGTGGTGGTCACCACAGGGGAATATTCTCTGCTGGTGGATACCGGGCCGGACCTGCGCGCCCAGGCTCTCCGCGAGGGCCTCAGCCAGGTGGATGCGGTGCTCTACACCCATGCCCACATGGACCATGTCGTAGGCTTCGATGATCTGCGGGCCTTCTGCTGGCGCAGGACCCAGCCGCTTCCCATCCATGGCTCCAAGGCCACGCTGGAGGACCTGAGGCGGATGTTCGCGTGGGCATTTGCTCCGGAGAACCGCTATCCCGGCTATGTGAAACCTGCGGCCGTCGTGATCGATGGGCCTTTCCACTATGGCGAGCTGAGGGTCACTCCGCTGCCGGTGAACCACGGCTCGGTGGATACGATGGGATTTCTCTTCGAGCATCCGAAGGCGAAGGGCATGGCCTACATCCCGGATGTGAAAGTGATCCCGCCGTCCACCATCGCGCTGATGAAAGGGGTGGATGTGTTGATCGTGGACGCGCTGCGGAACGATCCGCACCCCACCCATTTTTCCGTGGGCGAAGCCCTGCATGTGGCGGAGGAAACGGAGGCGTCCGAGGTCTGGCTCACGCACCTGGGGCATGAGAATGATCATGAGAAGCTTTCTTCCATGATCCCGGACCACGTGAAGGTGGCTTGGGACGGACTGGAACTGAGGTAA
- the recN gene encoding DNA repair protein RecN, whose translation MLTLLKIRNLALVHELVWELGSGLIGVTGETGAGKSVIVGALKLILGERADKSLIRTGEDSCSVEAVFELSDPAEINAILEDGGLDACDDTQLIVRRVIGTTVNRQFVNDSPVTLSLLKKIGEHLVDLHGPHDHQSLLSTDRQLSMLDAYAGAESALTAYRQTYRAWREKSAELDELRHAESASEQELDLLRYQLEEISNANLKPEDESDLEDRWRRASNASRLLESASAAAAALNGEDGILEKLGEIQRLVRDLQKLDPSITERTGSLETATLELQDLEATLADYVGELEIDPAEAAGLEERVNLIETLKRKYGPSLQDVLARRDAAATRLDNIENRTEKLETLEKELAAARSAVEGSAKTVTAARKKAAPKLAKEIAAQLKDLGFKQSSFEAPLLSLTEPGSQGMESVDFQFGPNPGEPLLPLRQIASSGEISRVMLAVKSALADQDATPLMVFDEIDANVGGEIARAVGRKMAALGTRHQVLAITHFPQVAAIAAHHFVVEKEVTGGRTRSRLYQVTGETRVQELVRMLGGGGEQARAMAVSLLNP comes from the coding sequence ATGCTCACCCTTCTCAAGATCCGCAACCTCGCCCTCGTCCATGAACTTGTATGGGAACTCGGCTCCGGGTTGATCGGTGTGACCGGGGAGACCGGCGCGGGGAAATCCGTCATCGTTGGGGCGCTGAAACTCATCCTCGGGGAGAGGGCGGACAAATCGCTGATCCGCACCGGAGAGGACTCCTGCTCCGTGGAGGCTGTCTTCGAGCTTTCCGATCCTGCGGAGATCAACGCCATCCTGGAGGACGGCGGCCTGGATGCCTGCGATGACACGCAGCTCATCGTCCGCCGGGTCATCGGCACCACGGTGAACCGGCAGTTTGTGAATGATTCCCCGGTCACCCTTTCCCTGCTGAAGAAGATCGGCGAACATCTGGTGGATCTCCACGGCCCGCACGACCACCAGTCGCTTCTTTCCACGGACAGGCAGCTTTCCATGCTGGACGCCTACGCCGGGGCGGAGTCCGCGCTGACCGCCTACCGCCAGACCTACCGGGCATGGCGGGAAAAATCCGCCGAGCTGGATGAACTCCGCCACGCGGAAAGCGCCAGCGAGCAGGAACTGGATCTGCTGCGCTACCAACTGGAGGAGATCAGCAACGCGAACCTCAAGCCTGAGGACGAGAGTGATCTGGAGGACCGCTGGCGGCGCGCGTCGAATGCCTCACGCCTGCTGGAGAGTGCATCCGCCGCTGCCGCCGCGCTGAACGGCGAGGACGGCATCCTTGAGAAGCTGGGCGAAATCCAGCGGCTGGTTCGCGATCTCCAGAAACTCGATCCATCGATCACCGAGCGCACCGGCTCACTGGAAACCGCCACGCTCGAACTCCAGGATCTGGAAGCGACACTCGCCGACTACGTCGGGGAACTTGAGATCGACCCTGCGGAGGCTGCGGGCCTGGAGGAGCGTGTGAACCTCATCGAGACCCTGAAGCGGAAATATGGTCCGTCCCTCCAGGACGTACTTGCTCGCCGGGATGCCGCCGCCACCCGCCTGGACAACATCGAGAACCGCACGGAGAAACTGGAAACCCTGGAAAAGGAACTGGCCGCGGCACGGTCCGCCGTGGAAGGCAGCGCGAAGACGGTGACCGCCGCGCGGAAAAAGGCCGCTCCGAAGCTGGCGAAAGAGATCGCCGCACAGCTCAAGGATCTCGGCTTCAAGCAATCTTCCTTTGAAGCCCCGCTGCTCTCCCTCACCGAGCCGGGTTCCCAAGGTATGGAGAGCGTGGATTTCCAGTTCGGCCCGAATCCGGGCGAGCCCCTGCTGCCACTACGCCAGATCGCCTCATCCGGCGAAATTTCGCGTGTCATGCTGGCGGTGAAGTCCGCGCTCGCCGACCAGGACGCCACTCCGCTGATGGTGTTCGATGAGATCGACGCGAATGTGGGCGGAGAGATCGCCCGTGCCGTGGGCCGGAAGATGGCCGCGCTCGGCACCCGCCACCAGGTGCTGGCCATCACCCACTTTCCGCAGGTGGCCGCCATCGCCGCGCACCACTTCGTGGTGGAAAAGGAAGTCACCGGCGGGCGCACCCGTTCCAGGCTCTATCAGGTCACCGGGGAAACCCGCGTCCAGGAGCTGGTCCGGATGCTGGGTGGCGGCGGCGAGCAAGCCCGAGCCATGGCTGTTTCCCTGCTCAATCCCTGA